The following nucleotide sequence is from Ferruginibacter lapsinanis.
CTTTTTGGCTTCAAAAATATTTTACGGATAACACCCTTTTCATCTATTAAAAATGTGGTGCGATGGAGGCCCATGTAAGTTCTTCCATACATTTGTTTTTCTCCCCATACGCCGTATTTATCAATGATATTATGCTCCGGGTCGGCAATTAAAGTAAATGGCAGTTCAAATTTTTCTTCAAATTTTTTGTGCTTTTTTACTTCATCCGGGCTAACTCCCAGCACAACAAATCCTTTGGCTTTTAAAAGCCCGAAATTGTCTCTAAGGTTGCATGCCTGAATGGTACAGGTAGGTGTGTTGTCTTCCGGATAAAAATACAGAACGATCTTTTTACCCTTGTAATCGGCTAAAGAAACCGCTTTTCCATTCTGGTCTTTTTCTTTGAATGCTGGTGCTTTTTGGCCTTCGGTTAAGTGTGTCATAATACCCTAAACCCCTAAAGGGGCTTTCCTTAGAAATTACTCACAGGAAAGAAATTTTCTTTTATGATTGATAAATAATGTTTCTGTTCTGATACTTTTCAGTTCACCCTTTATGTGGGAGGCTGTTCTATCTCGTAAAGTGATACACCCTTTCTGACCTGTTCCCCACACAATCTTCCACGCTGATCTTTAATTCATGTTCACCTGGTCCGCAATGTTCATCAAATTTATAAATAAAGGTTTTGCCTTTATCATTGCTGAAACATACCCATTGTCCGTCGATCTCTGCATGAAAATTTTCTAATTCTTCTGTATTATCAATAATAACAAATCGGATAGTATAAAGTTTACTCATATCCATACCATCTCTGAATCCAAGGGGAGTAATAGCAGGAGGAGTGTGGTCTTCTATCAATTGAACATTACCAAATGCCCTGAAACTGGCTTGATACCAGTCACCCTTATCAGGGAATTTTACCGATTCGGCTTTGGCATAATCATCTTTAGCGCCCCACCAACGGTGCATAACTAATTTATCAGGAGAACTTGTTGTTGTATTCTTTATTCTTATTGGGAACTTGCATTGTACAGGTATATTTCCATTATGGAGTAAAAAGATATCACTGCCATCAGCCTGTGGTGTTTCTTTGTATTTAAATCTGATTGAATCATATAAAGCATTTTCCGGCATGTAAAAACCGATCTTGTCATTTTCAAAAATATTGATAAACCCGGGATGAAATTCTTTCGGGTCATATATTGCTGAAGAGGTTTTTGATTCGTACTGTAAACTACTTCTAACATCAAATTTTACTTGTGAAGTATTGCCATTAGGGTCCTTTACCACAATTTTAATTTGATGAGTGTTTTCGTCACCAATATTGATCACACCGTCGCCTGTTACATCTTTATATATGCCATAAGTATAGCCGGGTAATCTTGATAAATGTTGTACAAAGGGCCCGCCACTACTGCGTAATTTGTAATCTACATGAGCATTTAAATACCTTGTCTCGTCATAACTGATGCTGTCCATTTGAAAGCCGATAACAGCTTCATTATTATCATACAATACGGCTTCGTATATACCATTTTGATTGGTAGAGCCGGTATATCTGTCATAGGCCGTGATAGCGAAACTTACTTTATCCGTATTTAAAATAAGTGTTGACATGGATGGCATATATATGCCATTTACTTTTTTAAGTGGATATATCTTCGGAGTTTGTTCATAGGTACTGATACTTCTATCGTAAACGGCTAAACGAAGGATGTCCGGAGGAATATTATCTGCAATTGGGAAATCAAATAACAACGGGTTGAGTACTTTGTCTGTTTTGGTGTCTCGTATTTCAAAATGCAGGTGTGGGCCCTGGCTGCCACCGGTATTGCCACTTAATGCTATTTGTTGCCCTTGTTCAACTTCAAACATATGTGGAGGAATGTCTATAAAAATTTCCCAGCTTTTTAATTTGTATTGTTGTTCTTTTATATAACGTTGTAAAGCAGGATAAAAACTGTTTAAATGTGCATACAATGTTGTAAGCCCGTTTGGATGATTCAGATAAATAGCCTGTCCGAATCCCGAAGGTTCAATTTTGATTTTAGCAATATATCCATTTGCGGCAGCCAACACCGGAATGTTTTCTTTTTGATCTGTTTTGCAATCCAATCCCATATGATAGTGATTGGGCCGTAGTTCTCCAAAATTTGCAGCCAAAGCTTTTGTCGCCGCTACGGGCCATATAAAATATCCTTTTGGGTAATCTTTGTCGGGGAAAATTTGTGCTGATGCACATACGTATAACAATAGCAAAATGAGTATGCAAAATAATTTTTGCAAAAAAGAGGTAATTGATAGATTCAACTCAAATGGGTTTAGTGTTGCAAAAATCGGATTTGCTAAAGGTAGAGCAAAAAAATATTTATTGGTTAATTTCTGAATTCTTGTGATATCATTAACCCATACTCTCCGGCATCTAGTATCCCTATACCTAATCTCCCATAGGAAGCATTTAAAATATTAGCCCTGTGGTCAGGAGACAACATGAGTTGTGTATATGCTTTATACAGGTCGTTTGACAGCGCCAGGTTTTCTCCGGCAACGGTGTATACTATTTTGGCTTTTTTCATTCGCATGAATGGGTCGATGCCTTCGGGTGTATTATGAGAAAAGTATCCCCTTTCAAGCATATCAGCAGAATGGTCCAGCGCAACCCTTCTCAAGTCTTTATCATAGGTTAAAAGCCGTAAGTGTTGAAGATGCCGTTCTTTATTAATAATGTCTAACATCAATGCTTCAAGATCAGGTCTTTCTTGAAATTTATTTGATTTGAATGGAAGAAGTGTTTCTGTGTGGATCTTTCCGTTGCCGGTAGCAGCAATGTTTTCGTAACTGGTTACTTTTTGTATTGGAGCGTCAGTATGCCTGTTGGTGATGTTTACCAAAACATCAGAAGCATAGCTCGTTTCTATATCCTTATTAATTGCTTCATTGAGAGAAAGATTGGTTGAAGCATGTAAAGAAATGCCGGTCAATACTATTCCAAAAAGTATACCCGGCAAGATACCGCCGAACTTATTGAAATAATTTTTATGTACCTGTACAGGAATTGCCTTTTTTAAAAAGGAGAGTAGGAAAGCATACAATACAAGAAAAAAAAGTGCAGGGATTAAAAAAGCGATGAATGGGTTGTACTCAATATTAGAGGGGAATAAATTGTTTACATAACCGAGCAGGCTTTGTTTGAGCAATACTCCAAAAAAAATTGCTGCTGTCAGACTGACCATATCAATCAAACAGGAGATAAATCCTTTTTTGTAACCTAAAAAAATTCCCATGATGATGATCGTCAGGGAAATGATATCGGTATAATTCATAGCAACAATTTCATTGGGTTATGGGTGATTCTAAAAAAGCGGAGTGAAACCACTCCGCTTTTGCTCTCTATGTTATCTAGTATCTGCCATCTCTTTTATCTTGCGAACGACCTACACCGTAACCGACACCGCCACCAATAATGCCTCCTACTACAGCACCTACTGCACGGTTTCGTTTGTTAACGATTGCACCTACTACGGCACCAGTACCAGCACCGATTGCTGTACCTTTTGCTGCTTTACTCCAACCTTTTTTCTTAGTGGTTGTAGTTGTTGCAGGGGTTGTATTCGTTGCTGCGGTAGTTTGGGTAGCCACCGGAGCGGCTGTGGTTTGTTCTTTTACAACTGTTGTTGTTGTGGTTGTTACAGTTTTTGCATCTCTTTCTGCTTTCCATTGTTTAAATGCAGCAGAGTCTTCAGCAGTAACGCCTAATACTTTTGTGTCATCAGTGTTAGCGGGTTTGTTGTTTTTACAAGAAACCATTACTACTGCCATTGTTAATATCATTGCAAACTTTTTCATAATGTTTAGTTTTTGATTGAAGGAATAACCTAAAGGCCTTTTCTAGTACTATGACTTGAAAATAACGTGCCAGTTAAAGTAGTAAACGTTAAAAAAATGTAAACATAGGTATGCCGCGTACTTATCAGACTATGAGATAATCATTTGAGATTGATATTTTTTTTAAATGTTGATAAGAAGTTGTTTTTCGGGCTTTTGTAAATTCTTCAGTATTCAATTGTTTTCCTGCTAAAAGTGTAACAAATGCCCCATTATGTGGAAAAAAGTTGAATAGAACGATGCCGTACAAGAGAGTGACACAACGATGTTGAATAGTAGTACCACAGCTTGTTCAATAAAATTAAAAAACAAAAATATTTATGGTCTTGAAGCCTTAATTTTGCACCCCGAATAACAACCCCGTTTTAGACATCATGCCAAAAGACAATTCAATAAAATCAGTACTTATTATCGGCTCCGGACCTATTGTTATCGGACAAGCCTGCGAATTTGATTATAGCGGTACGCAAGCTGCTCGTAGCCTTAGAGAAGAAGGGATAAAAGTGATCCTTATCAATAGTAATCCGGCTACCATCATGACCGATCCGATGATGGCAGATAGAGTTTATCTATTGCCATTAGAGGTAGAAAGCATTGAACAAATTTTAGAGGAAAATGATATTGATGCAGTGTTGCCTACAATGGGTGGACAAACAGCATTGAATCTTTGTAAAGAAGTAGATGAACTGGGTATTTGGGAAAAACATAATGTCCGTTTGATCGGTGTTGATATTAAAGCGATCGATAAAGCGGAGGATAGAGAAAAATTCCGTCAGTGGATGATCGAGATGGGTATACCAGTTTGTCCGGCACATATTGCCAACTCATTTTTAGAAGGAAAAGAATTTGCACAGGATATCGGTTTCCCATTAGTACTGCGTCCTTCGTTTACCCTTGGGGGTAGTGGCGGTGGTGTAGTATTTAAAAAAGAAGAGTTGGACGAAGCGCTGAACAGAGCGTTGACTGCAAGTCCGATACATGAGGTGTTAGTAGAAAAAGCAGTGTTGGGTTGGAAAGAATACGAATTAGAATTATTAAGAGATAATGCGGATAATGTTGCGATCATTTGTACGGTAGAGAATTTTGATCCGATGGGGGTGCATACAGGAGACTCTATCACTGTAGCACCTGCAATGACCTTGAGTGATACGGCATTTCAATTGATGCGTAACACAGCAATCAGTATGATGCGTAACCTGGGCAATTTTGCCGGAGGTTGTAATGTGCAGTTTGCAATGAATCCGCAAACAGAAGAGATTATTGTTGTAGAAATTAATCCACGTGTAAGTCGTTCATCTGCATTAGCGTCTAAGGCTACGGGTTATCCTATCGCTAAAATTGCTGCAAAACTGGCGGTTGGATATAATTTAGATGAATTAAAAAATCAGATCACACAAAGTACTTCGGCTTATTTTGAACCGGCGTTGGATTATGTAATTGTAAAAGTACCTCGTTGGAACTTCGATAAATTTAAAGGAGCTGATGATACTTTAGGTTTCCAGATGAAATCTGTGGGGGAAGTAATGGGTATTGGCAGAAGCTTTGCTGAAGCGATACAAAAAGCCTGTCAGAGTTTGGAGAATGAAGCGGTAGGGTTGGGTTACTACGGACAAAGCTTAATGAAAGCAGATGACTTAATTGAATACATCAAGATACCGAAGTGGGATAGGGTTTTCAGAATTAAGGATGCATTGATGGCTGGGGCCAGTGTAAAACGTATTTGCGAAAGCACCGGCATCGACAGGTGGTTCATCTACCAGATACAAAAAATATGTAACTGCGAAAAAGAGATCCTTAAGTATGATCTGAAGACTTTGCCGGATGAGTTGTTGAAAGAAGCGAAATTCTTGGGCTTTAGTGATGAGCAGATTGTTCGTATCATGAAAGAAGAAAACGCTGAAGATATTTACGAACGCAGAAAGAAAATGGGATTGACCAGGGTGTTCAAAATGGTAGATACCTGTGCTGCAGAGTTTGAGGCAAAGACGCCATATTTCTATTCAACATTTGAAAACAAATCGGCTAACGATAGCAAACTGATCAGCAACGAAAGTAAAAGATCTGATAAGAAAAAAATAATTGTACTCGGTAGTGGTCCGAACAGGATCGGTCAGGGTATTGAGTTTGATTATTGTTGTGTACATGGGTTGCTTGCTGTAAAAGAAGCAGGTTATGAAGCGATCATGGTAAATTGTAATCCAGAAACAGTAAGTACAGATTTTGATATAGCTGATAAATTATATTTCGAGCCAGTGTTCTGGGAGCATTTGTGGGAGATCATTGAACATGAACAACCGGATGGTGTGATTGTTCAGTTGGGAGGACAAACAGCATTGAAACTTGCAAAGAAATTACATCAAAAAGGAATAAGAATTGTCGGTACTTCTTTCGATAGTATGGATATTGCTGAAGACAGAGGCAGATTTAGTGATACATTAAAAGAACTAGGTATCCCTTATCCGAAATATGGTACAGCATACAATACTGATGATGCGATTGAAGTGGCAAAAGAAGTCGGTTATCCTGTATTGATACGCCCTAGTTATGTTATTGGCGGACAAAGAATGCGTATCGTGTTGAACGACGAAGAGTTGGAAAAAGGGATTTTAAGTTTGATCAAACATTTGCCGGGCAATAAGATTTTAATTGATCATTTCTTAGATCGTTGTCAGGAGGCTGAGATCGATGCAATTTTTGATGGTGATGAATTCCATATCATGGGCGTGATGGAACATATTGAACCGGCAGGTATCCATAGTGGTGATAGTAATGCCGTGTTGCCACAATTCAATTTATCTCCATTGATCGTTCATACAATGGAAGAATACGCAGAAAAAATTGCACGTAAATTAAATATCAGAGGATTGATCAATATTCAGTTTGCTATTAAAGATGGTAATGTGTATGTGATTGAGGCAAACCCACGTGCTAGCCGTACTACACCGTTTATTGCAAAAGCATATCAAATACCATATTTGAATATTGCTACCAAAATAATGTTGGGCGTTAATAAATTAAAAGACTTCGTTTTTGAGAAAAAGATGACAGGCTTTGCGATCAAAGAACCGGTATTCTCTTTCAATAAATTTCCTGGTGTAAATAAAGAGTTAGGCCCGGAAATGAAGAGTACCGGTGAAGCAATTCGTTTCATCAAAGATCTTCGTGATCCTTACTTCAGAACTTTGTACAAAGAGAGAAGTATGCATTTGAGTAAATAGAGTTTGTTACATATAATATAATTGAAAGCCTCGTTTTTTTTGAACGGGGCTTTTTTATTGAGCTATGATTTTGATCGTTTGATAAGATTGGGTTAAAAAATAAATCAACATTAGAAAATTGATTTTTTACCCCGAAGATTGTAAGTCATCAAAAACTGATGCAAGTATCAATAACGATGGAGTATAGATGAAAGCGGCGATGATTTGTAGAAAACTAACTAATTCGTAAAATTTCATAGTAAAATTACGTATAAATGCTTCTTGTTTCCGTAAAATTACTATTTTTGGAATCTGCTGACCTAACAGTATGACTTATCTGAGGATATTTTGATAGTCAACATAAAACGGGTTATAGGTCTAAAGGTCATAGGGCTGCTATCAAGCAGCCCTATTTTATTTTGCTAATTATGTAACTACTATGGGAAAGGAAAAGATAAGCTGGTTAAAATTTGATACTGATCTTCCAATAAATGTAATTCATCCTCTGTGATAGTAACATTTTCCTGACCGTTAGTAATTTCCGGCGTACTACTGTACTTGGCTGTTGTGTGGTAGGTTTGATTTTTCATAATAATGGATTTAATAATAGAGGAAAACGAAATAAAATATCCATTATTGTGTAAAAAAGCGTACTGATTTGCAAAAAATATATTTCAATATATAGTTGTGCGATGTCCCTACAAAGATTTTTTGTTGCCAATTGTAAACCTGAAAATTATCATTGTATCGTCAATGATCCCGGGACGACAAGTGTTTTGCCCGTAGGTACAACCAACGAAGCTCCGTTGGAAATATGTTGTGTATAATTTAAAATACATTGCCCACCGAGAACATGGCTTATTAATATGGTATCCGGTGGATATAATGTAAATGGCGGCCTCAAATTGTCTTTCCAGTTAAAAGGATTACCCCAGTTGCCATTGCCAATAAACATATAAGTGAGCGGAGAAGTGAAATCAACATTAATATTTTTTGCCGTATCACTCAGGGCGTTGATGTTAACCATACTTCCTGGAAAATTGGGTGTCTGGTTGAAAAACAGCGATGGTCCCCCACCTCCGCCATTGTCCACATGAAATTGTATTGAGTATTGTCCGGGAGGTACAAATAAATAATAGAAATTTTCTGTGCTGTCATGATAGGCTTCATATAATGGAGGCCCCGGAACATTATATGCATATGCATTGATTCCGCCTCTTATATTTTTCCCGTCTTTTTTAAATGTGCCCATTATGACTGCACCCTTTCTCAAAACTGCATTGATATTTTTTATGGTATCGGTGAACTCAGTTACGTGAATATAATCGGCGTTTTGACTGGAGTATTTTTGATTATAATAAGTTCTCAGATATCCTTTAGGCTCCCGATCATTTCCAAATTGGACAGTATAGGTTCCGGTGTCTACTGTAATAGAATAATTCCCATTTACATCTGTTCGTCCATCATAATTTTTATTTCCTCCACCATTAGGGGTATAAACATTTACAGCCATGTCAAAAATGGGAGCACCGGTTGTGTCAGTAACAGTACCCATGATAATTTTGCCGGCAAGAACAGTGAAATCAATATTTGAAACATTAGAACTTAATGTGAAACTTGCTTCATTGGGAGTAAACACATAACCGCTTAAAGAACTGTTGAAAGATTCCATTGGAACACGTACTCTTACATTAGATCCGGAGGCTTCTTTAGTTGTGATAATATAATTACCGTTGTTATCAGTAAGTACATAATAT
It contains:
- a CDS encoding glycine zipper family protein encodes the protein MKKFAMILTMAVVMVSCKNNKPANTDDTKVLGVTAEDSAAFKQWKAERDAKTVTTTTTTVVKEQTTAAPVATQTTAATNTTPATTTTTKKKGWSKAAKGTAIGAGTGAVVGAIVNKRNRAVGAVVGGIIGGGVGYGVGRSQDKRDGRY
- a CDS encoding M23 family metallopeptidase, giving the protein MQKLFCILILLLLYVCASAQIFPDKDYPKGYFIWPVAATKALAANFGELRPNHYHMGLDCKTDQKENIPVLAAANGYIAKIKIEPSGFGQAIYLNHPNGLTTLYAHLNSFYPALQRYIKEQQYKLKSWEIFIDIPPHMFEVEQGQQIALSGNTGGSQGPHLHFEIRDTKTDKVLNPLLFDFPIADNIPPDILRLAVYDRSISTYEQTPKIYPLKKVNGIYMPSMSTLILNTDKVSFAITAYDRYTGSTNQNGIYEAVLYDNNEAVIGFQMDSISYDETRYLNAHVDYKLRSSGGPFVQHLSRLPGYTYGIYKDVTGDGVINIGDENTHQIKIVVKDPNGNTSQVKFDVRSSLQYESKTSSAIYDPKEFHPGFINIFENDKIGFYMPENALYDSIRFKYKETPQADGSDIFLLHNGNIPVQCKFPIRIKNTTTSSPDKLVMHRWWGAKDDYAKAESVKFPDKGDWYQASFRAFGNVQLIEDHTPPAITPLGFRDGMDMSKLYTIRFVIIDNTEELENFHAEIDGQWVCFSNDKGKTFIYKFDEHCGPGEHELKISVEDCVGNRSERVYHFTR
- a CDS encoding CvpA family protein, whose amino-acid sequence is MNYTDIISLTIIIMGIFLGYKKGFISCLIDMVSLTAAIFFGVLLKQSLLGYVNNLFPSNIEYNPFIAFLIPALFFLVLYAFLLSFLKKAIPVQVHKNYFNKFGGILPGILFGIVLTGISLHASTNLSLNEAINKDIETSYASDVLVNITNRHTDAPIQKVTSYENIAATGNGKIHTETLLPFKSNKFQERPDLEALMLDIINKERHLQHLRLLTYDKDLRRVALDHSADMLERGYFSHNTPEGIDPFMRMKKAKIVYTVAGENLALSNDLYKAYTQLMLSPDHRANILNASYGRLGIGILDAGEYGLMISQEFRN
- a CDS encoding carboxypeptidase-like regulatory domain-containing protein, with translation MKYTATKNTAKLTHVFLLLAITMFSCSKSFATIGLTVNGQANGATFETGNTFSWSISGLTTGAGVSNQLWIDMNGNDIIDPATDFLFVSFNQTDGVPGGNQGPGDDDATANGTITTSIGGLGFPVGNYIFRTISGTDTATSTYSLTAISSPTFTVSGKVTKDGSGLINVVVSLQGPDGEYYVLTDNNGNYIITTKEASGSNVRVRVPMESFNSSLSGYVFTPNEASFTLSSNVSNIDFTVLAGKIIMGTVTDTTGAPIFDMAVNVYTPNGGGNKNYDGRTDVNGNYSITVDTGTYTVQFGNDREPKGYLRTYYNQKYSSQNADYIHVTEFTDTIKNINAVLRKGAVIMGTFKKDGKNIRGGINAYAYNVPGPPLYEAYHDSTENFYYLFVPPGQYSIQFHVDNGGGGGPSLFFNQTPNFPGSMVNINALSDTAKNINVDFTSPLTYMFIGNGNWGNPFNWKDNLRPPFTLYPPDTILISHVLGGQCILNYTQHISNGASLVVPTGKTLVVPGSLTIQ
- the bcp gene encoding thioredoxin-dependent thiol peroxidase, yielding MTHLTEGQKAPAFKEKDQNGKAVSLADYKGKKIVLYFYPEDNTPTCTIQACNLRDNFGLLKAKGFVVLGVSPDEVKKHKKFEEKFELPFTLIADPEHNIIDKYGVWGEKQMYGRTYMGLHRTTFLIDEKGVIRKIFLKPKSKEHTQEILNAWAEIDN
- the carB gene encoding carbamoyl-phosphate synthase large subunit; this translates as MPKDNSIKSVLIIGSGPIVIGQACEFDYSGTQAARSLREEGIKVILINSNPATIMTDPMMADRVYLLPLEVESIEQILEENDIDAVLPTMGGQTALNLCKEVDELGIWEKHNVRLIGVDIKAIDKAEDREKFRQWMIEMGIPVCPAHIANSFLEGKEFAQDIGFPLVLRPSFTLGGSGGGVVFKKEELDEALNRALTASPIHEVLVEKAVLGWKEYELELLRDNADNVAIICTVENFDPMGVHTGDSITVAPAMTLSDTAFQLMRNTAISMMRNLGNFAGGCNVQFAMNPQTEEIIVVEINPRVSRSSALASKATGYPIAKIAAKLAVGYNLDELKNQITQSTSAYFEPALDYVIVKVPRWNFDKFKGADDTLGFQMKSVGEVMGIGRSFAEAIQKACQSLENEAVGLGYYGQSLMKADDLIEYIKIPKWDRVFRIKDALMAGASVKRICESTGIDRWFIYQIQKICNCEKEILKYDLKTLPDELLKEAKFLGFSDEQIVRIMKEENAEDIYERRKKMGLTRVFKMVDTCAAEFEAKTPYFYSTFENKSANDSKLISNESKRSDKKKIIVLGSGPNRIGQGIEFDYCCVHGLLAVKEAGYEAIMVNCNPETVSTDFDIADKLYFEPVFWEHLWEIIEHEQPDGVIVQLGGQTALKLAKKLHQKGIRIVGTSFDSMDIAEDRGRFSDTLKELGIPYPKYGTAYNTDDAIEVAKEVGYPVLIRPSYVIGGQRMRIVLNDEELEKGILSLIKHLPGNKILIDHFLDRCQEAEIDAIFDGDEFHIMGVMEHIEPAGIHSGDSNAVLPQFNLSPLIVHTMEEYAEKIARKLNIRGLINIQFAIKDGNVYVIEANPRASRTTPFIAKAYQIPYLNIATKIMLGVNKLKDFVFEKKMTGFAIKEPVFSFNKFPGVNKELGPEMKSTGEAIRFIKDLRDPYFRTLYKERSMHLSK